The following coding sequences lie in one Streptomyces xiamenensis genomic window:
- a CDS encoding TadA family conjugal transfer-associated ATPase yields MAELLETVRVRLAERGAEPTAGNVTAALGDRGRLLGDTTVREVVRTLRSELDGAGPLQPLLAAPDVTDVLVNAPDEVWIERGNGLERAPVRFPDAAAVRRLAQRLAATAGRRLDDASPWTDARLPDGTRMHAVLPPVAAGGSTVLSLRVIRTRAFQLADLVAAGTVPPGGEPLLRAVLAARLSFLVTGGTGSGKSTLLATLLGLADPAERIVLVEDSAELRPSHPHVVRLESRPANQEGAGRVTLRDLVPQALRMRPDRLVIGEVRGPEVLELLYALNTGHEGGCGTLHANAAADVPARLEALASGAGLSRPALHSQAAAALSLIVHVVRDRATGRRRIDEIHTLGRDPATGLVTTTPAAHWSADGFVPDRGHAELLALCARGGAQL; encoded by the coding sequence ATGGCGGAACTGCTCGAAACGGTCCGCGTACGACTGGCCGAGCGGGGCGCCGAACCGACAGCGGGGAACGTGACCGCCGCACTCGGCGATCGGGGCCGGTTGCTGGGCGACACGACCGTGCGCGAGGTGGTCCGCACCCTGCGATCCGAACTGGACGGTGCCGGGCCGCTGCAACCCCTGCTCGCCGCACCGGACGTCACCGATGTGCTCGTCAACGCCCCCGACGAGGTCTGGATCGAACGCGGCAACGGACTGGAACGGGCCCCGGTGCGCTTCCCCGACGCCGCCGCCGTGCGCCGCCTCGCCCAGCGGCTCGCGGCAACCGCCGGGCGCCGCCTGGACGACGCCAGCCCCTGGACGGACGCCCGGCTGCCGGACGGCACCCGCATGCACGCCGTGCTGCCGCCCGTCGCGGCCGGCGGCAGCACCGTGCTGTCGCTGCGGGTCATCAGGACCCGCGCTTTTCAACTGGCCGACCTGGTCGCCGCCGGAACGGTACCGCCCGGCGGCGAACCACTGCTGCGGGCCGTCCTCGCGGCCCGGCTCTCCTTCCTGGTCACCGGCGGCACCGGCTCCGGCAAGAGCACCCTGCTGGCCACCCTGCTCGGTCTTGCCGATCCGGCGGAGCGGATCGTCCTGGTCGAGGACTCCGCCGAACTGCGGCCCAGCCACCCCCACGTGGTGCGGCTGGAATCCCGCCCGGCCAACCAGGAGGGCGCCGGCCGCGTCACCCTGCGCGACCTGGTGCCGCAGGCCCTGCGGATGCGCCCCGACAGGCTGGTCATCGGCGAGGTCCGAGGACCTGAAGTCCTCGAACTGCTCTACGCCCTGAACACCGGCCACGAAGGCGGCTGCGGAACGCTCCACGCGAACGCCGCGGCCGATGTCCCGGCCCGTCTGGAAGCCCTCGCCAGCGGCGCGGGCCTGTCGAGACCCGCCCTGCACAGCCAAGCGGCCGCCGCCCTCTCCCTGATCGTGCACGTCGTGCGCGACCGTGCCACCGGGCGCCGCCGGATCGACGAGATCCACACCCTGGGCCGCGACCCCGCCACCGGCCTGGTCACCACCACACCGGCGGCCCACTGGAGCGCGGACGGCTTCGTCCCCGACCGGGGCCACGCGGAACTGCTGGCCCTGTGCGCGAGGGGCGGTGCGCAGCTGTGA
- a CDS encoding type II secretion system F family protein, protein MDEYLTRLAPFVVALCAGAAAWLLVTAAPSRGRRVRAVLEGGRPDRAKRCRRRWRVRPRPPAEGTARVLLWCLTAGGLLSLWGRSVLPLIAAGLAAPVVLRWWRRRQERREADRRREAVIDFCRSVAAEVRAGRQPSQALAATGVSGFGGAGAAILAAARYGGDVPRALGAAADRPGAEGLRGVAACWRVAVDSGASLALGLEKVARALRAERDQQEELRAHLAGPRATAVLLAALPLFGLLLGAVMGVEPLRVLLHSTAGLGCLLIGVLLELAGLAWVTAITRSAEKAATR, encoded by the coding sequence ATGGATGAGTACCTGACGCGGCTCGCGCCGTTCGTGGTCGCGCTGTGCGCGGGAGCGGCGGCGTGGCTGCTGGTCACGGCCGCGCCGTCGCGCGGTCGCCGGGTCCGGGCGGTGCTGGAGGGCGGTCGCCCGGACCGGGCGAAGCGGTGCCGCCGCCGATGGCGCGTACGGCCGAGGCCACCGGCGGAGGGCACGGCACGGGTGCTCCTGTGGTGCCTGACGGCGGGCGGACTGCTCTCCCTGTGGGGCCGTTCCGTGCTGCCGCTGATCGCGGCCGGTCTGGCGGCACCCGTGGTACTGCGCTGGTGGCGCCGTCGTCAGGAGCGGCGGGAGGCCGACCGGCGCCGCGAGGCGGTGATCGACTTCTGCCGTTCGGTGGCGGCCGAGGTACGGGCCGGACGGCAGCCCTCCCAGGCGCTGGCGGCCACTGGCGTGAGCGGGTTCGGCGGGGCGGGTGCGGCGATCCTGGCCGCCGCCCGGTACGGCGGCGACGTCCCCCGGGCACTGGGCGCCGCCGCCGACCGACCCGGAGCGGAAGGGCTGCGCGGCGTGGCCGCCTGCTGGCGGGTCGCGGTGGACAGCGGCGCGTCCCTGGCCCTGGGCCTGGAGAAGGTCGCGCGGGCGCTGCGCGCCGAACGCGATCAACAGGAGGAACTGCGCGCCCACCTCGCGGGCCCGCGCGCCACCGCCGTGCTGCTGGCCGCCCTGCCCCTGTTCGGGCTGCTGCTGGGCGCGGTGATGGGCGTGGAACCCCTGCGTGTGCTGCTGCACTCCACCGCCGGCCTCGGCTGCCTGCTGATCGGCGTCCTGCTGGAACTCGCGGGCCTGGCCTGGGTCACGGCCATCACCCGCTCGGCGGAGAAGGCGGCGACCCGATGA
- the ssd gene encoding septum site-determining protein Ssd: MTTTRPILIVTENENTLDDLLRLCAAAGAPAEVAPGVPTAEQWADAPLVLVGDDRALARQGRGWPGRRPGVLLIARDLDDHTVWARGMALGAEEVAHLPDAEPWLADRIADAFEATGRPALTIGVLGGRGGVGASALAGALAVTAARQGHRTVLVDGDPLGGGLDVLLGGERATGSRWPAFVTAQGRLSRAALEESLPRVHGVSLLSWDRGSVLRLTGQAMRSVLTAAQRGGGLVVLDLPRTVDEAGAEALAQLDLGLLVVPGELRAVAAARRVAGTAGALVRDLRVVARGPRLPGGLAGAELGQVLGLPLAGELPEEPGLSQKIEEGRPPGDNASGPLAHFCAELLTHALPAARAAA, from the coding sequence ATGACCACCACGCGCCCGATTCTGATCGTCACCGAAAACGAGAACACGCTGGACGACCTGTTGCGCCTGTGCGCCGCCGCAGGCGCCCCCGCCGAGGTCGCCCCCGGGGTGCCCACCGCCGAACAGTGGGCGGACGCGCCGCTCGTCCTGGTCGGGGACGACCGGGCGCTCGCCCGGCAGGGCCGCGGCTGGCCGGGGCGGCGTCCCGGGGTGCTGCTCATCGCCCGGGACCTGGACGACCACACGGTGTGGGCGCGGGGCATGGCCCTGGGAGCCGAGGAGGTCGCACATCTGCCGGACGCCGAACCGTGGTTGGCGGACCGCATCGCCGACGCCTTCGAGGCCACCGGCCGCCCCGCGCTGACCATCGGCGTGCTCGGCGGGCGCGGCGGCGTGGGAGCCTCCGCCCTGGCCGGCGCCCTCGCCGTCACCGCCGCTCGCCAGGGCCATCGCACCGTGCTGGTCGACGGCGACCCCTTGGGCGGCGGCCTGGATGTGCTGCTCGGCGGCGAACGCGCCACCGGGTCACGCTGGCCGGCCTTCGTCACCGCACAGGGCCGGCTCTCCCGGGCCGCCCTGGAGGAATCACTGCCCAGAGTGCACGGAGTGAGCCTGCTCAGCTGGGACCGGGGCTCCGTCCTGCGGCTGACCGGGCAGGCCATGCGGTCCGTGCTCACCGCCGCGCAGCGCGGCGGCGGCCTGGTCGTCCTGGACCTGCCGCGCACCGTGGACGAGGCCGGCGCCGAGGCACTGGCCCAACTGGACCTGGGCCTGCTGGTGGTCCCCGGCGAACTGCGCGCCGTCGCAGCCGCCCGCCGGGTCGCGGGCACCGCCGGGGCACTCGTACGGGATCTGCGGGTGGTCGCGCGGGGACCACGGCTGCCCGGCGGGCTGGCCGGAGCCGAACTCGGGCAGGTGCTCGGACTGCCGCTCGCGGGCGAACTGCCGGAGGAACCCGGCCTCTCCCAGAAGATCGAGGAGGGCCGTCCACCCGGCGACAACGCCTCGGGGCCACTCGCCCACTTCTGCGCCGAACTGCTCACCCACGCCCTGCCCGCCGCGCGAGCCGCCGCGTGA
- a CDS encoding type II secretion system F family protein, producing MTGTLRAALPLLAAVAAPLMLLRVLAARRTRAARLAALWKEPGTELWRDRLRWPGVGTRRPRREDPQLPLLAELLAACLAAGAAPGAAAGAVGGSLSGPLAAGLRRAATELRLGGEPAAVWKRFGQLPGASGLARRLELADVSGAPAVATVAAEAAECRARRGRAAQTTARRAAVLVTGPLGLCFLPAFLLIGVAPVVIGLAKELM from the coding sequence ATGACCGGAACCCTGCGCGCCGCGCTGCCCCTGCTGGCGGCGGTGGCCGCCCCACTGATGCTGCTGCGCGTGCTGGCCGCACGCCGGACGAGGGCCGCCCGGCTGGCAGCCCTGTGGAAGGAGCCCGGCACCGAGCTGTGGCGGGACAGGCTGCGGTGGCCCGGGGTGGGCACGCGCCGGCCTCGTCGTGAGGATCCGCAGTTGCCCTTGCTGGCCGAGCTGTTGGCTGCCTGCCTGGCAGCGGGTGCCGCCCCGGGAGCGGCGGCGGGCGCGGTGGGGGGCTCGCTGAGCGGACCGCTCGCGGCGGGCCTGCGGCGGGCGGCCACCGAGCTGCGGCTGGGCGGCGAGCCGGCCGCCGTATGGAAGAGATTCGGCCAGTTGCCCGGGGCTTCCGGGCTGGCCAGACGGCTGGAGCTGGCCGATGTCAGCGGCGCCCCCGCCGTGGCCACGGTGGCGGCGGAAGCCGCCGAGTGCCGGGCGCGGCGCGGCCGCGCCGCCCAGACGACCGCCCGGCGGGCGGCGGTCCTGGTGACGGGGCCCCTGGGCCTGTGCTTTCTGCCCGCGTTCTTGCTGATCGGGGTCGCCCCCGTGGTGATCGGACTCGCGAAGGAGCTGATGTGA
- a CDS encoding DUF4244 domain-containing protein, whose translation MSTAEYAVGTIAAAALAAVLYQVLTSDTVVSLLRGTIEQAFSGPL comes from the coding sequence ATGAGCACGGCCGAGTACGCGGTGGGAACCATCGCGGCGGCGGCGCTGGCCGCCGTGCTGTACCAGGTGCTCACCTCGGACACCGTTGTCAGCCTGCTGCGCGGCACGATCGAGCAGGCGTTCAGTGGGCCGCTGTGA